A genomic region of Candidatus Nezhaarchaeota archaeon contains the following coding sequences:
- a CDS encoding thiolase domain-containing protein gives MKKVAVVGVGQSAFSRSCGVSIRELCFEAFKEAMEGLNLSLKEIEGSIVCSAPEYDKQRTPSGLVAEYLGLTPRPTFLVETICASSTTGVGVAYSMVRAGLKDVLAVIGFQKMSELTSAEAQERMGRGGDIMWESPFGIMMPAQYAMYARAHMKHYGTTEGQLAKVREKNSKYGALNPKAMFRKPVTADEVLKSRVIASPLKLLDCCANADGASCVILASEDKAKKITDAPVWIAGWGSASDTMTLANRTLFTGLTCAIEASREAYRMAGVEPKDIDVAEVHDCFTIAEIMAYENLGFCKPGEGGKLIEEGQTYVGGKIPVNVDGGLLSKGHPIGATGGSQVRTIVHQLRGDAYKIHPDIQVKGAEVGLVHNVGGVGLYANVLVFKR, from the coding sequence GTGAAGAAGGTAGCTGTAGTAGGTGTAGGTCAGAGCGCATTTAGCAGAAGCTGCGGGGTATCGATTAGGGAGCTGTGCTTCGAGGCCTTTAAGGAGGCTATGGAGGGCTTGAACCTATCTCTTAAGGAAATCGAGGGCTCGATAGTTTGCTCAGCACCTGAGTACGATAAGCAGCGCACTCCCTCGGGGCTCGTGGCTGAGTACCTTGGGTTAACTCCGAGGCCCACCTTCCTCGTTGAGACCATCTGCGCCTCTAGTACTACCGGTGTCGGCGTCGCCTACAGCATGGTGAGGGCGGGGCTTAAGGACGTGCTCGCCGTCATAGGGTTCCAGAAGATGTCCGAGCTGACTTCAGCCGAGGCTCAGGAGCGAATGGGTAGAGGAGGGGACATTATGTGGGAGTCGCCGTTCGGAATAATGATGCCGGCTCAGTATGCCATGTACGCCCGCGCCCACATGAAGCACTACGGCACCACTGAGGGGCAGCTAGCTAAAGTGAGGGAGAAGAACAGTAAGTACGGAGCGCTTAACCCCAAGGCCATGTTCCGCAAGCCAGTTACCGCTGACGAGGTGTTGAAGTCTAGGGTCATAGCTAGCCCTCTTAAGCTACTTGACTGTTGCGCTAATGCCGACGGGGCCTCGTGCGTCATACTCGCCTCTGAAGATAAGGCTAAGAAGATAACAGACGCCCCAGTGTGGATAGCTGGCTGGGGCTCAGCCTCCGACACCATGACCCTCGCCAACCGTACGCTGTTTACAGGCCTGACTTGCGCCATCGAGGCTTCTAGGGAGGCCTACAGGATGGCTGGGGTGGAGCCGAAGGACATAGACGTCGCCGAAGTTCACGACTGCTTCACTATAGCTGAGATAATGGCCTATGAGAACCTAGGCTTCTGTAAGCCAGGCGAGGGAGGCAAGCTCATTGAGGAGGGGCAGACCTACGTGGGGGGCAAGATACCCGTCAACGTAGACGGGGGCCTATTGTCTAAGGGGCACCCCATAGGGGCCACCGGAGGCTCTCAAGTTAGGACGATAGTCCATCAGCTACGTGGCGATGCCTACAAGATACACCCCGACATCCAGGTCAAGGGGGCCGAGGTAGGCCTCGTTCACAACGTGGGCGGCGTAGGCCTATACGCCAACGTCCTAGTCTTTAAGAGGTGA
- a CDS encoding enoyl-CoA hydratase/isomerase family protein translates to MSGSFTYTAYGYSKEDMERIARMEFKEVVYDKKWYDHTALIMINRPHRLNAYTVNTLRELCRAMEDAMWDDNVQVIVFTGAGDKGFCTGGDVIEYAEVYTRKPSDFYKWFDPYFRFFDLIRKCGKPVIARVNGVVAGGGNEIHLACDLSIAADHARFIQPGPRVGMTSIGGSTQWLPITVGIRRAAWMCFVSDFIDAKTALEWGLVNQVVPYGELDNAVKKLARTLLSLSPSSLRYAKIHINLWKEWIWALTTEHCREWFSVHAGSVEPAVGMWHYFKEKRGPDYLDVGVRKFIAEKGDTHIPYGPLMKTCPKCGAKYLPEKFKYCGLCGASLE, encoded by the coding sequence ATGAGCGGCTCGTTTACCTACACTGCCTACGGCTACAGCAAGGAGGACATGGAGCGCATCGCTAGGATGGAGTTCAAGGAAGTAGTCTATGACAAGAAGTGGTACGACCACACGGCGTTAATAATGATTAACCGCCCCCACCGCTTAAACGCATACACCGTCAACACGCTCCGTGAGCTCTGTAGGGCCATGGAGGACGCCATGTGGGACGACAACGTGCAGGTCATAGTGTTCACGGGGGCTGGTGATAAAGGGTTCTGTACTGGAGGAGACGTCATAGAGTACGCTGAAGTATACACTAGGAAGCCCAGCGACTTTTACAAGTGGTTCGACCCCTACTTTAGGTTCTTCGACTTAATAAGGAAGTGCGGGAAGCCTGTCATAGCCCGCGTCAATGGAGTAGTAGCTGGCGGGGGCAATGAGATCCACTTAGCGTGCGACTTATCGATAGCCGCTGACCACGCACGCTTCATACAGCCTGGGCCTAGGGTAGGGATGACGTCTATAGGCGGCTCGACGCAGTGGCTCCCCATCACCGTGGGCATTAGGAGAGCTGCGTGGATGTGCTTCGTTAGCGACTTCATAGACGCTAAGACAGCCTTAGAGTGGGGGCTGGTTAATCAAGTGGTCCCCTACGGTGAGCTCGACAATGCCGTTAAGAAGCTAGCTAGGACCCTGCTCAGCCTATCTCCAAGTAGCCTGCGCTACGCTAAGATCCACATTAACCTGTGGAAGGAGTGGATCTGGGCTTTGACCACTGAGCACTGCCGTGAGTGGTTCTCAGTACACGCAGGCTCAGTTGAGCCTGCAGTAGGCATGTGGCACTACTTTAAGGAGAAGCGGGGCCCAGACTACCTTGACGTTGGCGTTAGGAAGTTTATAGCTGAGAAGGGAGACACCCACATACCCTACGGCCCATTAATGAAGACCTGCCCTAAGTGCGGGGCTAAGTACCTGCCTGAGAAGTTTAAGTACTGCGGCCTCTGCGGAGCTAGTCTTGAGTAG
- a CDS encoding UbiA family prenyltransferase — protein MSKAKAYLQLVKPRVLLGMVALFVSSALASATIEGAVLDVELLSASTAVVVCLTAGANVLNNYFDRGVDSLMYRTRRRPLPSGRVSEAEALIIGALLLLLGFAAAISASLGLWVAALVSPSISLKAPSIALHGLCIAILALSSYLAAYTLWLKRRHWLAVVSASPAVASPVLAGWLVGAGRVTFNAAVYAAIAALWGLVHFWALAFVFREDYRGANIPAPPLALGATRSARMVALLAMTIALLTSLASLACRLSLAASFSLALLNAVLVWMSLSFARRPIAGRPAWRLYKFSPLYIVLALLLTALP, from the coding sequence GTGTCGAAGGCTAAGGCCTACCTTCAGCTAGTTAAGCCGAGGGTACTGCTAGGTATGGTCGCTCTGTTCGTAAGCTCCGCCTTAGCCTCTGCTACTATCGAGGGGGCGGTCTTAGACGTAGAGCTCCTCTCAGCATCTACAGCGGTTGTCGTGTGTCTTACGGCAGGGGCTAACGTGCTCAATAACTACTTCGACAGAGGCGTCGATAGCCTCATGTATAGGACTAGGAGAAGGCCCCTCCCTTCAGGGAGGGTGAGCGAGGCTGAGGCGTTAATAATCGGCGCCCTCCTACTGCTTCTCGGCTTCGCTGCTGCTATCTCAGCCTCCCTCGGCTTATGGGTGGCGGCCTTAGTAAGCCCGTCGATTAGCTTGAAGGCCCCGTCCATAGCCCTCCACGGCCTATGCATAGCTATCCTCGCCCTGTCGTCGTACTTAGCTGCCTATACGCTATGGCTTAAGCGTAGGCACTGGCTAGCTGTAGTCTCAGCTTCTCCCGCTGTAGCTTCTCCTGTGCTAGCGGGCTGGCTAGTGGGGGCTGGCAGGGTGACCTTCAACGCCGCAGTGTACGCCGCCATCGCCGCCCTCTGGGGCTTAGTGCACTTCTGGGCGCTGGCCTTCGTCTTTAGGGAGGACTACCGCGGAGCCAATATCCCTGCGCCCCCCTTAGCCCTAGGAGCAACTCGGTCAGCGAGGATGGTTGCGCTCCTGGCAATGACCATCGCGCTGCTGACCTCCTTAGCAAGCTTAGCCTGCCGCCTTAGCCTAGCAGCCTCTTTCTCACTAGCCCTGCTAAACGCTGTGCTAGTGTGGATGTCCCTCAGCTTCGCCCGTAGGCCTATTGCAGGCCGCCCAGCCTGGAGGCTCTACAAGTTTAGCCCTCTATACATCGTGCTGGCCCTCTTACTCACTGCCCTGCCCTAG
- a CDS encoding gamma carbonic anhydrase family protein encodes MIRALRGKRPVVHPSAYVDPAAVVIGDVEIGEGSSIWPCAVVRGDVAKVLIGKYTAIEDGVLIHGGGDPSKGFVEPTPVIVGDYCIVGHGAILHSCTIESYVLIGMNAVVHTGSIVGEGSIVAMGSVVEKGQRVPPRTLVAGSPARRIREVGEEVYYSQRKRAEFYFQLARQHMEAIGRVEG; translated from the coding sequence GTGATTAGGGCCCTCCGAGGGAAGAGGCCAGTAGTCCATCCTTCAGCCTACGTAGACCCCGCCGCAGTGGTAATAGGGGACGTGGAGATCGGGGAGGGCTCCAGCATCTGGCCGTGCGCCGTGGTTAGGGGCGACGTAGCCAAGGTATTAATCGGTAAGTACACTGCCATCGAGGACGGAGTCTTGATTCATGGCGGCGGCGACCCTTCGAAGGGCTTCGTCGAGCCCACGCCAGTTATTGTAGGCGACTACTGCATAGTGGGACACGGGGCCATCCTTCACAGCTGCACCATAGAGAGCTACGTGCTAATAGGAATGAACGCTGTAGTGCACACTGGCTCTATAGTTGGGGAGGGCTCCATAGTGGCCATGGGCTCCGTCGTCGAGAAGGGCCAGAGGGTGCCTCCACGTACCTTAGTGGCTGGCAGCCCTGCTCGAAGGATTAGAGAGGTGGGCGAGGAAGTATACTATAGCCAACGTAAGCGCGCAGAGTTCTACTTCCAACTTGCTAGGCAGCACATGGAGGCCATTGGCCGTGTCGAAGGCTAA
- a CDS encoding TrkH family potassium uptake protein, with product MRTVVALISRILVVVGATMVISVAVSLAYGETVPATSLSFSALATIGAALPGLRLPLPGDVRLTEAMATASIGWLTVAFFGSLPYALAGYMDFLDAYFESMSGFTTTGMTLIRAVEPWPRGLLFWRAFTQWLGGVGVVLFLLLFIAPSGVEVWRLYVAEAREERLTVRSRDVIKEIWAIYVCYTATCALVLLSSGLEPFEAICHSFTVLSTGGFSTRTSSIASFSSPVVEAVLVVFMIVGATNFRIHSLVLKLRLREALKDPELKAMLLILAAASSIILVDLALHGFLLGESLRLALFQASSIMTTTGYTTVDINYLPSLSQATLLLLMVVGGSVCSTAGGVKVIRLVVLSKVIQREVARTTLPPSAIKPIKVGGRVLELEDALKIASFLLAYLLMVGLATLLIAAEGHGITAALSAVLSAQGNVGPAYISLFNLGPLGKLTLIACMWAGRLELMPVFLLFSPKTWVELMAGR from the coding sequence TTGAGGACGGTCGTGGCCCTCATAAGCCGCATACTAGTTGTCGTAGGGGCCACCATGGTGATCTCGGTGGCCGTTTCCTTAGCTTATGGAGAGACGGTACCAGCGACGTCTCTCTCCTTCTCTGCTCTCGCTACCATCGGGGCCGCCCTCCCAGGCTTAAGGCTCCCCCTCCCCGGCGACGTTCGGCTAACAGAGGCGATGGCAACCGCCTCCATCGGCTGGCTTACCGTGGCCTTCTTCGGCTCACTCCCTTACGCGCTGGCTGGCTACATGGACTTCCTCGACGCCTACTTCGAGTCTATGTCTGGCTTCACTACCACCGGGATGACCCTGATACGGGCTGTTGAGCCTTGGCCTAGGGGGCTGCTGTTCTGGAGGGCTTTTACTCAGTGGCTAGGAGGTGTCGGCGTGGTCCTCTTCCTCCTCCTCTTCATTGCCCCTAGCGGAGTAGAGGTGTGGAGGCTTTACGTAGCCGAGGCTCGTGAAGAGAGGCTGACCGTTAGGTCTCGGGACGTTATTAAAGAGATCTGGGCCATCTACGTGTGTTACACTGCTACCTGCGCCTTGGTGCTACTATCATCTGGCCTAGAGCCCTTTGAAGCGATCTGCCACTCCTTCACTGTGCTATCTACTGGCGGGTTCTCTACGCGTACTAGTAGCATTGCCTCGTTCTCTAGTCCTGTTGTCGAGGCGGTGCTCGTGGTGTTCATGATAGTAGGCGCTACGAACTTCAGGATCCACAGCCTCGTTCTCAAGCTTAGGCTAAGGGAGGCCCTTAAGGACCCTGAGTTAAAGGCCATGCTCCTAATCTTAGCCGCTGCCTCATCCATAATACTAGTGGACCTAGCTCTCCACGGCTTCCTGCTCGGCGAGTCGCTAAGGCTAGCTTTATTCCAGGCCTCATCGATCATGACGACTACGGGGTACACTACTGTAGACATAAACTACCTCCCCTCGCTCTCGCAGGCTACGCTGCTTCTATTAATGGTGGTGGGCGGCAGTGTATGCTCTACCGCCGGGGGGGTTAAGGTGATTAGGCTCGTGGTGCTTAGTAAAGTAATTCAGCGGGAGGTAGCGAGGACTACTCTGCCCCCCTCGGCCATTAAGCCTATTAAGGTGGGGGGGAGGGTTCTAGAGCTTGAAGACGCTTTAAAGATAGCTAGCTTCCTCCTCGCCTACCTACTAATGGTTGGCTTAGCTACTTTGCTGATTGCCGCCGAGGGGCATGGAATCACCGCAGCCCTCTCGGCTGTACTTTCAGCCCAGGGGAATGTGGGCCCAGCCTACATCTCCCTCTTCAACCTAGGCCCCCTCGGCAAGTTGACGCTGATAGCCTGTATGTGGGCAGGTAGGCTTGAGCTCATGCCCGTCTTCTTGCTATTCTCCCCTAAAACTTGGGTCGAGTTAATGGCTGGGAGGTGA
- a CDS encoding NAD-binding protein: MRVIIAGAGRIGASLAKTLAGRGNEVVVVDIDKERCARLSAEVDALVIVGDATKPETLRDAGADRADVFVAVTDRDEVNVLSCLIARQLGSARAIAKVGDPSLIELAEGLGIERAICPELVTAKLLSSIISGTYGLAELLASGGQLVLVEVAIPPSSPAAGKPLRDLPRSGSWVIVAVRDKEELLKPTDDLELREGMKVVALMRRGVEEEFRKLLAG; this comes from the coding sequence TTGAGAGTCATCATAGCTGGTGCCGGGAGGATAGGCGCCAGCTTAGCTAAAACCTTAGCGGGAAGGGGTAATGAGGTAGTCGTAGTAGATATTGATAAGGAGAGGTGCGCTAGGCTCTCAGCTGAAGTAGACGCCCTGGTAATCGTGGGGGACGCTACGAAGCCAGAGACCCTAAGAGACGCTGGGGCTGATAGGGCAGACGTATTCGTAGCAGTTACTGATAGAGACGAAGTAAACGTGCTCAGCTGCTTAATCGCCCGCCAGCTCGGCTCAGCGAGGGCAATCGCGAAGGTGGGGGATCCGTCCCTCATCGAGCTGGCTGAGGGGCTGGGCATCGAGAGAGCTATCTGTCCAGAGCTAGTCACAGCTAAGCTGCTGAGCTCTATAATCAGCGGTACCTATGGACTAGCTGAGCTACTTGCCTCTGGGGGGCAGCTTGTTCTCGTAGAGGTGGCGATCCCCCCTTCATCGCCGGCCGCGGGCAAGCCTCTTAGGGACCTCCCAAGGTCGGGCTCATGGGTAATCGTAGCGGTGAGGGATAAGGAGGAGCTTTTAAAGCCCACTGACGACTTAGAGCTAAGGGAAGGAATGAAAGTAGTGGCGTTAATGAGGCGGGGCGTTGAAGAGGAGTTTAGGAAGCTCCTCGCAGGCTGA
- a CDS encoding mechanosensitive ion channel family protein, with protein sequence MRVAINPLIDRAVRRAGASAAVSSLWKTMALVLAIVMSIAVALPQIGVRAEFLYIVVGIALLGLVLGSREVIANVIAGYVLLTNKPFKRGDSIVIGEVSGIVRDIGAVYTQVASDHGMLYVPNVEFFKHVIANRQAHPLAKIVVPIRVRAAEDLSKVESIIIRAAKSTRELTIPPEPEAVVSSLGSEYDEIQLIAYVTNPKRAGHVASDIRKRIKEEFRKEGIALY encoded by the coding sequence GTGAGGGTCGCTATAAATCCACTGATAGATCGCGCAGTTCGAAGGGCAGGCGCTAGCGCAGCGGTGTCATCGCTCTGGAAGACCATGGCCTTAGTCTTAGCCATCGTCATGTCCATCGCGGTGGCCCTCCCTCAAATAGGCGTTAGGGCCGAGTTCCTCTACATAGTGGTGGGCATAGCGCTCTTAGGCTTAGTCCTAGGATCTAGGGAGGTCATAGCTAACGTGATAGCCGGGTACGTCCTCTTAACTAACAAGCCGTTTAAGAGAGGCGACTCAATAGTAATAGGGGAAGTCTCGGGCATCGTTAGGGACATAGGCGCTGTATACACTCAGGTGGCTAGCGACCACGGTATGCTCTACGTGCCTAACGTAGAGTTCTTTAAGCACGTAATAGCTAACCGCCAAGCCCACCCATTGGCGAAGATAGTAGTACCGATTAGGGTGAGGGCCGCCGAGGACTTAAGCAAAGTAGAGAGCATAATTATTAGAGCTGCTAAGAGCACTAGGGAGCTGACTATACCCCCTGAGCCTGAGGCGGTGGTAAGCAGCCTGGGCAGTGAGTACGACGAGATCCAGCTTATCGCGTACGTCACTAACCCTAAGCGCGCTGGCCACGTAGCTTCTGATATTAGGAAGAGGATTAAGGAGGAGTTCAGGAAAGAAGGCATCGCGCTGTACTAG
- a CDS encoding phosphoglycolate phosphatase, whose protein sequence is MRIEAAALDVDGTLTDESRRLAPRALEAVRKLEDAGIAVTLCTGNALCVAKTLASYLGCTGPVVCEGGGVVEYRGVVKVLAPRDAALRGMEALKAKFGPLIEESWTNKYRLVDAAFTSKLSLGVLSEALRGIEGVKLVYTGFAYHVVDASIDKGVGLREAASMLGIDLANVVAVGDSDVDEPMLKLAGLGVALGNAPGRLKEVADIVVEEPGGEGLANFIEWLLRKLGKA, encoded by the coding sequence TTGAGGATCGAGGCGGCGGCCCTAGATGTCGATGGCACGCTCACTGATGAATCGAGGAGGCTAGCGCCAAGAGCCCTCGAGGCAGTGAGAAAGCTTGAAGACGCCGGCATAGCCGTAACGCTTTGCACAGGTAACGCTCTCTGCGTAGCTAAGACCCTCGCGTCCTACCTTGGCTGCACGGGGCCAGTAGTATGCGAGGGAGGAGGGGTAGTGGAGTACCGAGGGGTAGTTAAGGTCTTGGCCCCCAGGGATGCCGCGCTTAGGGGGATGGAGGCCCTGAAGGCCAAGTTCGGCCCGCTAATAGAAGAGAGCTGGACTAACAAGTATAGGCTTGTCGACGCAGCCTTCACGTCTAAGCTAAGCCTAGGCGTCCTCTCTGAGGCCTTGAGAGGTATCGAGGGGGTGAAGCTAGTGTATACAGGCTTCGCCTACCACGTCGTGGACGCCTCCATCGACAAGGGGGTGGGCTTGAGGGAAGCCGCCTCAATGCTAGGTATCGACTTAGCTAACGTAGTGGCCGTGGGGGATAGTGACGTCGACGAGCCCATGCTGAAGCTCGCTGGGCTAGGCGTAGCGCTGGGGAACGCTCCTGGGAGGCTAAAGGAGGTGGCTGACATAGTCGTCGAGGAGCCTGGCGGCGAGGGCCTAGCCAACTTTATTGAGTGGCTTTTAAGAAAGCTTGGCAAAGCGTGA
- a CDS encoding radical SAM protein codes for MEGEATKGRCLVKLEGARYPRFLTPSSEPFNPLELMRATEAIVCRPGPEGLERKYTAFYATGVYGGIATGYAVGCSLRCFFCWSELSRDFPELRGEFYSPAAAYRKLDEAAKKYRVKKLRLSGAEPLLGVEHTIALLEYVEASSYSLFILETNGIALGASKELAERLARFSKIHVRVSLKAAGPQEFQRRTGARGEFYELPFKAIEHLLDSGVSFHVAAMSDPRIMSRGERIALIERLRDIDPRAAANLEEEVCDPYDSTLIRMAAYGIDPVEFFTRGGAWRRG; via the coding sequence GTGGAGGGTGAAGCTACTAAGGGACGCTGCCTAGTGAAGCTGGAGGGGGCCAGGTACCCTAGGTTCCTAACACCATCGTCCGAGCCCTTCAACCCGCTGGAGCTAATGAGAGCTACGGAGGCTATCGTATGCCGCCCGGGCCCCGAGGGGCTTGAGCGAAAGTACACGGCCTTCTACGCAACCGGCGTATACGGAGGAATAGCCACTGGCTACGCCGTCGGCTGCTCGCTTCGGTGCTTCTTCTGCTGGTCTGAGCTCAGTAGAGACTTCCCTGAGCTACGGGGCGAGTTCTACAGCCCGGCCGCGGCCTACCGTAAACTAGACGAGGCTGCGAAGAAGTATAGGGTGAAGAAGCTTAGGCTATCAGGTGCTGAGCCGCTGCTTGGAGTAGAGCACACGATAGCTCTGCTCGAGTACGTAGAGGCCTCTAGCTACTCACTCTTCATCCTAGAGACGAACGGTATTGCGCTGGGAGCTAGTAAGGAGCTAGCTGAGAGGCTAGCTAGGTTTAGCAAGATCCACGTCAGAGTCTCGCTTAAGGCAGCTGGGCCCCAAGAATTTCAGAGGCGCACGGGTGCGAGGGGGGAGTTCTACGAGCTGCCCTTTAAGGCCATTGAGCACTTACTAGATTCGGGCGTAAGCTTCCACGTGGCCGCTATGAGCGACCCCCGCATCATGTCCAGGGGGGAGAGGATAGCGTTGATTGAGAGGCTGCGCGACATTGATCCGAGGGCAGCTGCCAACCTGGAGGAGGAGGTGTGTGACCCCTACGACTCCACGCTAATTAGGATGGCTGCCTACGGTATCGACCCGGTCGAGTTCTTCACTAGGGGAGGGGCATGGAGGAGAGGGTGA
- a CDS encoding RtcB family protein, protein MPLKKIDKCTWEIPQSYKPGMRVPARVYADEVLLEKMKEDLTLEQAANVAYLPGIYKWSVTLPDGHQGYGFPIGGVAALDADEGVISPGGIGYDINCGVRLLRTDLTIEDVKPRIRELIDMVYSLVPSGLGSTGKIRLGRGEIDRVLAEGVDWAIDKGYGWDEDKENCEERGCMEGADPDKVSSTAKERGLEQLGTLGSGNHFLEVQVVDKVFDRESAKAMGVFGEGQVTVMIHTGSRGLGHQVCGDYLRVMEAAVKKYKISIPDRELACAPTTSREAEDYFAAMSCAANFAWANRQCITHWVREAFEKVLKTSAEKIGLRLVYDVAHNICKVEDHRVDGATRKTYVHRKGATRAFPREHPEIPPWYRPVGQPVIIPGSMGTSSWLLVGTPRSMEISFGSTAHGAGRMMSREAALRAVRGSEVRSELESRGIAVRAANIRVLAEEWDRAYKDVDRVVEVSHVVGIATKVARLRPLAVTKG, encoded by the coding sequence ATCCCGCTCAAGAAGATAGATAAGTGTACCTGGGAAATTCCTCAGAGCTACAAGCCGGGGATGAGGGTCCCTGCTAGGGTGTACGCTGACGAGGTGCTCCTCGAGAAGATGAAGGAGGATCTCACGCTAGAACAGGCGGCTAACGTAGCCTACCTCCCAGGCATCTATAAGTGGTCGGTCACGCTGCCCGATGGGCATCAAGGCTACGGGTTCCCTATAGGCGGCGTCGCGGCTCTAGATGCCGACGAGGGGGTAATAAGCCCTGGAGGGATAGGGTACGACATAAATTGTGGCGTTAGGCTACTTAGGACAGACTTGACTATAGAAGACGTTAAGCCGAGGATAAGGGAGCTCATAGACATGGTGTACAGCCTAGTCCCCTCGGGGCTGGGCTCAACGGGGAAGATCAGGCTTGGGCGCGGAGAGATTGATCGAGTGCTAGCTGAAGGAGTAGACTGGGCTATCGACAAAGGTTACGGCTGGGACGAGGACAAGGAAAACTGCGAGGAGAGGGGCTGCATGGAGGGCGCAGACCCAGATAAAGTGTCGAGCACGGCTAAGGAGAGGGGGCTTGAGCAACTAGGCACGCTAGGCAGCGGGAACCACTTCCTAGAAGTACAGGTAGTAGACAAGGTGTTTGATAGAGAGAGCGCTAAGGCGATGGGGGTCTTTGGAGAGGGACAGGTCACGGTCATGATACACACGGGCAGCCGAGGGCTAGGCCACCAAGTCTGTGGCGACTACCTCAGGGTAATGGAGGCCGCGGTAAAGAAGTACAAGATATCCATCCCGGACCGTGAGCTAGCCTGCGCCCCCACGACTTCACGCGAGGCCGAAGACTACTTCGCGGCAATGAGCTGCGCCGCTAACTTTGCGTGGGCGAACCGCCAGTGCATAACGCACTGGGTACGCGAGGCCTTCGAGAAGGTGTTGAAGACGAGCGCTGAGAAGATAGGGCTGAGGCTAGTCTACGACGTCGCCCACAACATATGTAAAGTAGAGGACCACCGCGTAGATGGAGCCACTAGGAAGACCTACGTGCACCGCAAGGGAGCTACGCGCGCCTTTCCCCGAGAGCACCCTGAAATTCCGCCTTGGTACAGGCCAGTAGGCCAGCCAGTAATTATACCTGGAAGCATGGGGACTAGCTCCTGGCTCCTCGTGGGGACGCCTAGAAGCATGGAGATAAGCTTCGGCTCCACTGCTCACGGAGCCGGCAGAATGATGTCTAGAGAGGCGGCCCTCAGAGCCGTTAGAGGGTCAGAGGTCAGGAGCGAGCTGGAGAGCCGGGGGATAGCTGTCAGGGCCGCTAACATAAGAGTTCTCGCAGAGGAATGGGACAGGGCCTACAAGGACGTTGACAGGGTCGTTGAGGTGAGCCACGTAGTAGGCATCGCGACTAAGGTGGCTAGGCTGAGGCCGCTAGCTGTAACGAAAGGCTAG
- a CDS encoding CBS domain-containing protein, giving the protein MVSLINTQAPSVAGVSMLRVVDIAAKDVKTIEEDESVVKAADIMCQHSIGSLVVTKDGKPVGIVTERDLLKKVIVPCLDPRATKVSKVMTRPLITGDPDMDVVYAAKFMVSRGIKRLPIVEGGKLIGMVTLTDLLRAMPGLVKALEESLALEKLHPRFRKLFRK; this is encoded by the coding sequence ATGGTAAGCCTTATTAACACCCAAGCCCCCTCGGTGGCCGGTGTCTCTATGCTCCGCGTCGTCGATATTGCCGCGAAAGACGTTAAGACGATAGAGGAGGACGAGAGCGTAGTTAAGGCCGCGGACATCATGTGTCAGCACAGCATTGGGTCCCTAGTCGTCACTAAGGACGGTAAGCCCGTGGGGATAGTGACTGAGAGAGACTTGCTTAAGAAGGTGATAGTCCCATGCTTAGACCCTAGGGCGACCAAGGTCTCCAAGGTGATGACTAGGCCCTTAATAACAGGGGACCCTGATATGGACGTTGTCTACGCGGCCAAGTTCATGGTAAGCCGCGGTATAAAGAGACTCCCGATAGTTGAGGGCGGCAAGCTAATCGGGATGGTCACCCTCACTGACCTACTGAGAGCAATGCCGGGCTTAGTTAAGGCTCTAGAGGAGAGCTTAGCCTTAGAGAAGCTGCATCCAAGGTTCAGGAAGCTATTTAGGAAGTAG
- a CDS encoding small multi-drug export protein, which yields MSSLLEAPVILGALTVFITALLPLLEARAAVPLGLALGLSPVLVLSVTIIGNSLPVPFLLSLLSRLEAFLTRQLREDGPGLLTKLARLYFKLVWSARNRAGPYVDKYGALGLAIFTAIPLPFTGAWTASLAAHVLGMKRGRAVLSIWLGVLAAVLIVYVLALLVGTVARWP from the coding sequence GTGAGTAGCCTCCTCGAGGCCCCCGTAATATTAGGAGCGCTTACCGTCTTCATAACAGCCCTCCTCCCCCTACTCGAGGCTAGGGCGGCTGTGCCGCTAGGCTTAGCCTTAGGCCTAAGCCCGGTACTCGTGCTCTCTGTGACTATTATCGGTAACTCACTCCCAGTGCCCTTCCTCCTCTCTCTCCTAAGTAGGCTCGAAGCCTTTTTGACTAGGCAGCTGAGGGAAGATGGCCCCGGCCTCCTTACGAAGCTAGCCCGCCTATACTTTAAGCTAGTGTGGAGTGCTCGTAATAGGGCTGGGCCGTACGTCGATAAGTATGGGGCGCTAGGGCTCGCGATATTTACAGCTATCCCGCTCCCCTTTACAGGCGCTTGGACCGCCTCGCTCGCTGCCCACGTGCTAGGGATGAAGAGGGGGAGGGCAGTGCTATCCATATGGCTAGGGGTCTTAGCCGCCGTCCTAATAGTATACGTCCTCGCGCTCCTCGTAGGCACTGTGGCTAGGTGGCCATAG